A stretch of Deltaproteobacteria bacterium DNA encodes these proteins:
- a CDS encoding nucleotidyltransferase domain-containing protein, protein MRFIPTVQKATPLHLKQVLQKKSLLKRLLQKQLIEIIFIHGSLAKDQLKPLSDVDVAILFKENASSYENLHQAYDTLCKFFKREDIDIGVLNHASPLFAMQVLKNGIPLYCRKETYLKRFRLQAIQRYLATKHLRRMFNDYVEQSVLRRT, encoded by the coding sequence ATGAGATTTATTCCTACGGTACAAAAAGCAACTCCCCTCCATCTCAAGCAAGTTTTACAAAAAAAATCCTTGCTTAAAAGACTCCTTCAAAAACAACTCATTGAAATCATTTTTATCCACGGATCCTTGGCCAAAGATCAACTCAAACCTTTAAGCGACGTTGATGTGGCCATTCTGTTTAAAGAAAATGCCTCTAGTTATGAAAACTTACATCAAGCTTATGATACCCTCTGCAAATTTTTTAAAAGAGAAGATATCGACATTGGCGTTCTCAACCATGCCTCTCCTTTATTTGCCATGCAAGTACTTAAGAATGGTATCCCTCTTTATTGCAGAAAAGAAACCTATTTAAAGCGATTTCGCTTGCAAGCAATTCAACGTTATTTAGCAACTAAACATTTACGCCGAATGTTTAATGACTATGTAGAACAGTCTGTTTTAAGGAGAACTTAA
- a CDS encoding MCE family protein: MKNKFTTEAKVGFFILATLAGIFFLSLVTSDFGFKWRGYYDLFIQMDSANGVTHKTPVQLSGIVVGYVDSIDLADNNQALVRAKIQRGVKLRGQVKAAVRSRGVLGDTYIELKSKGQDEFPEGGIVTDVQGAVDMDDVVKDFHEIAVDVKAITQSLKGYTATQDALIPKILQNMEVLTRNIAVLTTNNSENINLVLSNLRSITSDLRYMVRSNQYAVDQSLDHIANITRKIDQGEGTVGKLINDDSTVKKLNEVADNLNSTLGGISRMKAKVGWHVEYLGNTSDFKNYVSLNLAPKPDKFFLFEAVSDSDPSATTQIKTTQVTAGGSTTTVTTKEDLVDRDKILFSAQIGKKIRDFTVRGGLIESTGGVGVDYTKGPIDVQFSAFDFRNTSERRPHLKALANVHVTDNLYILGGVDDFISKQHGPDWFVGAGIQFDDEDIKSVLGMLTISK; this comes from the coding sequence ATGAAAAATAAATTTACCACCGAAGCTAAAGTAGGATTCTTTATTTTAGCCACCCTAGCAGGAATATTTTTCCTTTCTTTAGTCACATCCGATTTTGGTTTTAAGTGGCGGGGCTATTATGACCTATTCATTCAAATGGATTCTGCCAATGGTGTTACTCATAAAACACCGGTGCAGCTTTCGGGTATTGTGGTGGGTTATGTAGACTCGATTGATTTAGCCGACAATAATCAGGCCCTAGTAAGAGCCAAAATCCAAAGAGGGGTAAAATTAAGGGGGCAGGTCAAAGCAGCCGTGCGTTCCCGTGGGGTTTTGGGTGATACTTATATTGAACTCAAATCCAAGGGCCAGGACGAATTCCCAGAAGGTGGCATTGTAACCGATGTGCAAGGTGCAGTGGATATGGATGACGTGGTCAAAGATTTTCATGAGATCGCCGTGGATGTTAAGGCCATCACTCAATCGTTAAAGGGTTACACCGCCACCCAAGATGCATTGATTCCTAAAATATTGCAAAACATGGAGGTCTTAACTCGCAATATTGCTGTGCTTACCACTAACAATTCTGAAAATATTAATTTAGTCTTATCCAATCTTCGCTCCATTACTTCTGATCTACGTTATATGGTGCGCAGTAACCAATATGCCGTTGACCAAAGTTTAGATCATATTGCGAATATCACGCGAAAAATTGATCAAGGTGAGGGCACAGTGGGGAAACTCATTAATGATGATTCTACTGTGAAGAAACTCAACGAAGTGGCGGACAATTTAAATTCTACCCTCGGTGGTATTTCCCGCATGAAGGCTAAAGTAGGTTGGCACGTGGAGTATTTAGGCAATACCAGCGATTTTAAAAATTATGTTTCGTTGAATCTTGCGCCCAAGCCCGACAAATTCTTTTTATTCGAAGCTGTATCCGATAGTGACCCAAGTGCGACAACTCAAATTAAGACCACTCAAGTGACAGCCGGTGGTTCAACGACCACCGTGACCACAAAAGAAGATCTAGTCGATCGCGACAAGATTTTATTTTCTGCCCAGATTGGCAAAAAAATACGTGACTTTACGGTGCGGGGTGGATTGATCGAATCAACCGGTGGGGTAGGGGTTGATTATACCAAAGGCCCGATCGATGTTCAGTTTTCGGCCTTTGATTTTCGCAATACCTCCGAACGTAGGCCGCACTTAAAGGCTTTAGCAAATGTCCATGTGACAGATAATTTGTATATCTTAGGTGGGGTAGATGATTTTATTTCTAAACAACATGGGCCGGATTGGTTTGTGGGGGCGGGCATTCAATTCGATGATGAAGATATCAAATCGGTCTTAGGGATGCTAACCATCAGCAAATAA
- a CDS encoding type II toxin-antitoxin system HicB family antitoxin, protein MCVKFEGKLWKIGRYWAIVVPALDVASQGKSKKNALNMIQEAVELMVDRRGFAVKAALLPKNQFVLQAQRAKDDRYLLALMLKNQRAKHGLSLREIADRLGISKNAYAQYEQARAVPSITKVEEFIHVMSKQVHVVLDIIDEALVA, encoded by the coding sequence ATGTGTGTTAAATTTGAAGGGAAATTGTGGAAAATAGGGCGATATTGGGCGATAGTTGTTCCTGCTTTGGACGTTGCAAGTCAGGGCAAATCAAAAAAGAATGCGCTCAATATGATTCAAGAGGCTGTGGAATTGATGGTTGATAGAAGGGGATTTGCAGTTAAGGCTGCCTTGCTGCCAAAGAATCAATTTGTCTTGCAAGCCCAACGAGCTAAGGATGATCGTTATCTACTTGCTCTGATGCTAAAAAATCAACGGGCAAAACACGGGTTAAGCCTTCGTGAGATTGCCGACCGTTTAGGTATTTCGAAAAATGCCTACGCACAATATGAACAAGCGCGTGCTGTACCTAGCATTACTAAAGTGGAAGAATTTATCCATGTCATGAGCAAGCAAGTACATGTAGTTCTAGATATCATTGATGAAGCCTTAGTTGCCTGA
- the purE gene encoding 5-(carboxyamino)imidazole ribonucleotide mutase yields the protein MNKLNIQVAIVMGSASDQETLKNAETILSTFGIAYETRVLSAHRTPDALKTWLADCEKRGVQLFIAAAGMAAHLAGVVAAHTVKPVIGVPLSASSLDGLDALLSTVQMPAGVPVATVAIGNAGAKNAAYLAIQILSLSDPKLAKKLKADRQKQAKTILKSQLK from the coding sequence ATGAATAAATTAAATATTCAAGTCGCCATTGTCATGGGTTCGGCGAGTGATCAAGAGACTCTCAAAAATGCCGAAACAATTTTAAGCACATTTGGCATAGCTTACGAAACTCGCGTATTATCCGCCCATCGTACGCCCGATGCCTTAAAAACTTGGCTGGCCGATTGTGAAAAGCGGGGTGTACAACTGTTTATTGCGGCTGCGGGTATGGCAGCTCATTTGGCAGGGGTGGTTGCAGCTCATACCGTTAAACCCGTGATTGGGGTTCCTTTGTCGGCCTCGAGTTTAGACGGATTAGATGCCTTGCTTTCAACCGTGCAAATGCCAGCAGGGGTGCCTGTGGCAACGGTAGCCATTGGCAATGCGGGTGCTAAAAATGCCGCTTATCTAGCTATCCAAATCTTAAGTCTTTCCGATCCCAAACTTGCTAAAAAATTAAAAGCCGATCGCCAAAAACAGGCCAAAACTATCTTAAAAAGCCAATTGAAATAG
- the alr gene encoding alanine racemase, whose translation MEKKENHSYRGIHAEIHLANLAHNFKEIRRLVGGQVKLIPIVKANAYGHGASVVAKTLENLGVDGFGVASPEEALELRNSNIQSPLLCLGGIFKAPLSLFDEQKVVLTLFHEAQLERIEKDLSGTTRKLKVHLKVDTGMGRLGILPEEVDRFLPRLQQCPHIEVQGLLTHLACADLQEDGPTQLQYERFQQAAEKFQKTFPQAEVIHLANSSAILSGNMAHYQWARPGLMLYGAYPHARFKTKAQLKPVMHFKTSIMSLKKVAAGVPISYGGTFVTKRLTQVAVMAAGYADGYLRSFSNCGEVVIRGQRCPVIGRVCMDHTMIDVTDLKQVAMGDEVTLWGETLCAEELADKIDTIAYELFCAVSARVPRIYV comes from the coding sequence ATGGAAAAAAAGGAAAATCATTCCTATCGGGGAATTCATGCTGAAATTCATTTAGCAAACTTGGCCCACAACTTTAAAGAAATAAGACGACTCGTGGGTGGGCAAGTCAAGCTTATTCCCATTGTCAAGGCCAATGCCTATGGGCACGGGGCGAGTGTTGTTGCTAAAACCTTAGAAAATTTAGGCGTCGATGGTTTTGGGGTGGCCAGCCCAGAAGAAGCCTTAGAATTACGTAACTCCAATATTCAAAGCCCCTTGTTATGCTTGGGGGGTATTTTTAAAGCTCCACTTTCATTATTTGATGAACAAAAAGTAGTGCTCACCCTTTTTCACGAGGCACAGTTGGAAAGGATTGAAAAAGATTTAAGCGGAACCACCCGTAAGCTAAAAGTTCATTTAAAAGTTGATACAGGCATGGGGCGCTTAGGGATTTTACCGGAGGAAGTCGATCGTTTTTTGCCACGTTTACAACAATGTCCGCATATCGAGGTGCAAGGTTTGTTAACCCATTTAGCCTGTGCCGATCTTCAAGAAGATGGGCCAACTCAATTGCAATACGAACGTTTTCAACAAGCGGCAGAGAAGTTTCAAAAAACCTTTCCCCAAGCAGAAGTTATTCATTTAGCGAATAGCTCAGCCATTTTGTCAGGGAACATGGCTCATTATCAATGGGCGAGGCCTGGCCTTATGCTCTATGGTGCCTATCCTCATGCACGGTTCAAAACTAAGGCCCAGCTAAAACCTGTGATGCATTTTAAAACCTCAATCATGAGCCTTAAAAAAGTGGCCGCGGGTGTTCCCATTAGTTATGGTGGCACGTTTGTGACCAAGCGGCTCACCCAGGTGGCGGTGATGGCAGCGGGCTATGCTGATGGTTATTTACGGTCCTTCTCGAACTGTGGAGAGGTGGTGATTCGTGGCCAGCGTTGCCCCGTGATTGGCAGGGTTTGTATGGATCACACCATGATTGATGTCACCGATTTGAAACAAGTTGCGATGGGAGATGAAGTAACTTTATGGGGCGAAACTCTTTGTGCAGAAGAATTGGCCGATAAAATCGATACCATTGCCTATGAATTATTTTGCGCCGTGAGCGCTCGAGTGCCGCGAATCTATGTATAA
- a CDS encoding DUF86 domain-containing protein: protein MSPLDKESIRSKLARILKNLRQLSELGKLSYKKYIQDIKNTSTAERLLHVSIEAMLDVGSHIVAEEKLGEPLEYKDVFILLVQAKILPKSHEQAFIKLAGLRNRIVHLYDEIDHRLLHKALKKELGDFELFVRSIIRYLRSMKR, encoded by the coding sequence ATGTCACCTTTGGACAAAGAATCCATTCGGTCAAAGCTTGCCCGCATCTTAAAAAACCTCAGGCAACTTAGCGAACTAGGAAAACTTTCTTATAAAAAATATATTCAAGACATCAAAAATACTTCAACAGCCGAACGCCTGTTGCATGTTTCAATTGAAGCAATGCTAGACGTCGGTTCCCATATCGTCGCAGAAGAAAAACTAGGAGAACCCCTTGAATATAAAGATGTCTTTATTTTACTTGTTCAAGCCAAAATTCTCCCCAAATCACACGAGCAAGCATTTATTAAATTGGCGGGGTTGAGAAATAGAATTGTTCATTTATACGACGAAATTGACCATCGTTTACTCCACAAGGCCCTGAAAAAAGAATTGGGTGACTTTGAATTATTTGTCCGTTCGATTATTCGCTACCTTCGTTCAATGAAACGCTAG
- a CDS encoding ABC transporter permease, with amino-acid sequence MYKNIQQIILHKLTSMGEFVQFVRDCFYWMFRQPFRMQVFLKRLETIGVDSLSIIVLVGTFAGMVFGLQTGYAFRTFSAESLVGSTVGIAVTRELAPVFTALMIIARAGSSMAAQIGTMQVTEQVLALQSMGVNPIQYLVVPRVLASFIMVPLLTGVFDLVGILGSYVVGVHFLGIPEGPFLYRLKLYVDLDDIFQGLIKAAVFGVVLALISCFKGYQTEGGAEGVGKSTTQAVVYSSVTVLVLDYFLSYWILEWFPQF; translated from the coding sequence ATGTATAAAAATATTCAACAAATCATTCTTCATAAATTAACCAGCATGGGTGAATTTGTGCAATTTGTGCGCGACTGCTTTTATTGGATGTTTCGGCAACCTTTCCGCATGCAGGTTTTTCTGAAGCGGCTCGAAACCATTGGAGTCGATTCGCTTTCGATTATTGTTTTGGTGGGCACCTTTGCGGGCATGGTCTTTGGTTTGCAAACCGGTTACGCCTTTCGCACCTTTAGCGCCGAGAGTTTGGTGGGTTCAACCGTGGGCATTGCGGTCACGCGCGAGTTGGCGCCGGTGTTTACCGCCTTGATGATCATCGCTCGCGCGGGCAGTTCAATGGCTGCCCAAATTGGCACCATGCAAGTAACCGAACAGGTCTTGGCTTTGCAAAGCATGGGTGTAAATCCTATTCAATATTTAGTGGTGCCGCGGGTGTTGGCGTCTTTCATCATGGTTCCGCTTTTAACCGGGGTCTTTGATTTGGTGGGAATTTTAGGTTCTTATGTGGTGGGGGTTCATTTTTTGGGAATTCCCGAAGGGCCCTTTCTCTATCGGCTTAAACTTTATGTTGATTTAGACGATATCTTTCAGGGCTTGATTAAAGCAGCCGTTTTTGGGGTCGTTTTAGCGTTGATTAGTTGTTTTAAAGGTTATCAAACCGAAGGAGGGGCTGAGGGTGTGGGTAAATCAACGACTCAAGCGGTTGTTTATTCTTCGGTGACCGTTTTGGTTTTAGATTATTTCCTTTCTTATTGGATTTTAGAATGGTTCCCCCAGTTCTAA
- a CDS encoding MBL fold metallo-hydrolase: MEIQYLGHYCFTIKGASQTLLIDPAISQETFAKIPAPDFVLLTSSLYGHFNIPAFKFIPTTTTVIIPKGLRRFVKKFIPNPLFELSPQESVTAQGLTITAVPIHLWGYRLCPFILRPSTGYLIKTETANLFYPGNTGYGPNFKKLGQEVKLDTVILPYRDLPIRQLLHHRTLHPKNFVAVCQDLGPKTVLALPEWFPTHNGGNAHYLERLQEALLRVFPKDSLTQLKFVDPEWFSAIGIR; this comes from the coding sequence TTGGAAATTCAATATTTAGGCCATTATTGTTTTACCATAAAAGGGGCATCTCAAACCTTACTCATCGACCCTGCGATAAGCCAAGAAACCTTTGCTAAAATCCCAGCGCCTGATTTCGTTCTGCTGACGAGTAGTTTGTATGGGCATTTTAATATCCCGGCTTTTAAGTTTATCCCTACTACTACCACCGTCATCATCCCTAAAGGCTTACGGCGATTTGTTAAAAAATTTATCCCCAACCCCTTATTTGAACTAAGCCCACAAGAAAGTGTGACTGCCCAAGGGCTTACAATCACAGCCGTACCCATTCACCTGTGGGGTTACCGGCTCTGCCCCTTCATCCTTCGGCCTAGCACGGGTTATCTTATCAAAACTGAAACTGCAAATTTATTTTACCCTGGCAACACAGGCTATGGCCCCAATTTTAAAAAGTTGGGACAAGAAGTGAAACTCGATACCGTTATTTTGCCTTACCGAGATTTGCCCATCAGACAACTGCTGCACCACCGCACCCTTCATCCCAAAAATTTTGTTGCGGTCTGTCAAGACCTTGGCCCTAAAACCGTTTTGGCCCTCCCCGAATGGTTCCCCACCCACAATGGTGGAAACGCACATTATTTAGAACGGTTGCAAGAAGCCTTACTGAGAGTTTTTCCAAAAGATTCCCTCACCCAGCTTAAATTCGTCGACCCCGAATGGTTTTCTGCTATAGGTATAAGGTAA
- the purH gene encoding bifunctional phosphoribosylaminoimidazolecarboxamide formyltransferase/IMP cyclohydrolase — translation MKNKPIKRAIISVSDKTNVVEFAKYLVGRGVEILSTGGTEKALKEAHVKVKSVSVHTGFPEMMDGRLKTLHPKILGGILGMRSNPEHQKSMQQNEIAPIDLVVVNLYPFVNTVADPNCKLEHAIENIDIGGPSMVRAAAKNYQDVAIVVEVEDYDRVMSEMENNQGCLTADTRFYLAKKAFTHTAAYDGAISNYLTSLDENLKPQKYPGILNLQYKRVLSLRYGENPHQQAAYYSEGWHDEPCVGNARMVQGKQLSFNNLLDLNAALEIVKEFDEAACVIVKHNNPCGVAVGKDVFEAYAKALSCDPLSAFGGILGFNREVDEKLANEIVKTFYECVVAPDYPYEAKQAFLKKKDLRVLYTLPTRRYEIEGFDAKKVVGGLLVQDRDTALTFAKDGKVATKRAPTVLELNDLDFAWKVCKHVKSNAIVYAKNGKTLGIGAGQMSRVDSVKFGAMKARESLSGAVMASDAFFPFRDSIDLAKEYGIAAIIQPGGSIRDAEVIQAADEHNIAMILTGERHFKH, via the coding sequence ATGAAAAATAAACCTATCAAACGTGCGATTATCAGTGTTTCTGACAAGACTAATGTGGTGGAGTTTGCGAAATATTTGGTGGGGCGCGGGGTTGAAATTTTATCAACGGGGGGGACTGAAAAGGCCCTAAAAGAGGCTCACGTTAAAGTTAAAAGTGTTTCTGTCCATACCGGTTTTCCAGAGATGATGGATGGGCGGTTGAAGACCTTGCATCCTAAAATTTTGGGTGGCATTTTAGGGATGCGTTCCAACCCTGAACATCAAAAAAGTATGCAGCAAAATGAGATTGCCCCGATTGATTTGGTGGTGGTGAATCTTTACCCGTTTGTGAACACCGTGGCCGATCCCAATTGCAAATTAGAACATGCCATTGAAAACATCGATATTGGTGGCCCCAGCATGGTGCGGGCCGCGGCCAAAAATTACCAAGATGTTGCTATTGTGGTGGAGGTTGAAGATTATGATCGAGTGATGAGCGAAATGGAAAATAATCAAGGTTGTCTTACCGCTGATACTCGTTTTTATTTAGCCAAAAAGGCCTTTACTCATACCGCAGCCTACGATGGTGCCATTTCTAATTATCTTACTTCTCTTGATGAAAATCTAAAGCCCCAAAAATATCCTGGAATTTTGAATTTACAATATAAACGAGTGTTGAGTTTGCGCTACGGCGAAAATCCTCATCAGCAGGCAGCCTATTATTCAGAAGGGTGGCACGATGAACCTTGTGTGGGCAATGCACGCATGGTGCAGGGCAAACAATTATCTTTTAATAATCTACTTGATTTAAATGCTGCTTTGGAAATCGTGAAAGAATTTGATGAAGCGGCTTGTGTGATTGTTAAACACAACAACCCTTGTGGGGTAGCTGTAGGCAAAGATGTCTTTGAGGCTTATGCCAAGGCCTTAAGTTGTGACCCTTTGAGTGCCTTTGGTGGGATTTTAGGCTTTAATCGCGAAGTCGATGAAAAATTAGCAAACGAAATTGTAAAAACTTTTTATGAATGTGTGGTAGCTCCCGATTATCCCTACGAAGCCAAGCAGGCTTTTTTAAAGAAAAAAGATTTGCGAGTGCTTTATACCTTGCCAACTCGCCGTTATGAGATTGAAGGGTTTGATGCAAAAAAAGTTGTGGGTGGGTTATTAGTGCAAGACCGTGATACGGCCCTCACTTTTGCTAAAGACGGCAAAGTGGCTACTAAAAGGGCTCCTACGGTGCTTGAATTAAACGATCTCGATTTTGCCTGGAAGGTATGCAAACACGTGAAGAGCAATGCCATTGTGTATGCAAAAAATGGCAAGACCTTAGGCATTGGGGCCGGCCAAATGAGTCGCGTTGATTCAGTCAAGTTTGGTGCCATGAAGGCAAGGGAATCTTTAAGCGGCGCAGTGATGGCCTCCGATGCGTTTTTCCCTTTCCGTGATAGCATCGATCTTGCCAAGGAATATGGAATTGCGGCGATCATTCAACCTGGCGGTTCGATCCGTGATGCAGAGGTTATTCAAGCGGCTGATGAGCATAACATTGCGATGATCCTCACGGGCGAACGGCATTTTAAACATTAA
- the purD gene encoding phosphoribosylamine--glycine ligase, with amino-acid sequence MKILIIGSGGREHAFAAKIKASPLLSKLYVAPGNPGMADIAELVLIGVHEIEKLRDWALTEEIDLTVVGPEAPLVEGIVDVFQKVGLKIFGPTNLAAILEASKVYTKQFLKKYHIPTAEYATFTNADLAFEFIRSKSVKPWVIKADGLAAGKGVIITQNYEEAFTAIRRIMIDREFGESGQEIVIEEFLAGVEVSFMAVCDGSLALPLATSQDHKRLLDNDGGPNTGGMGAYSPAPIVTSALHEEIMQKIIQPTLKGMKQEGRTFQGFLYAGLMIVKGTPYVLEFNVRMGDPETEVIFPRMESDLLALMVATLEGKLEKFNLQWKNEPCVGVVLAAEGYPQSPKKGDVIKGLGSNFSKDVKIFHAGTVFKDGQWQTAGGRVLVVTSLGKDFQAAASGSYQAIGSIQFRGMQYRKDIAKRALKK; translated from the coding sequence ATGAAAATCCTTATCATTGGGTCCGGTGGCCGCGAACATGCTTTTGCGGCTAAAATCAAAGCAAGTCCGTTGTTATCAAAGTTATATGTGGCCCCAGGAAATCCAGGGATGGCGGATATTGCCGAGCTGGTTCTCATTGGAGTGCACGAGATTGAAAAATTGCGCGATTGGGCTTTGACAGAAGAAATTGATTTAACAGTAGTGGGGCCAGAGGCTCCGTTAGTTGAAGGCATTGTCGATGTATTTCAAAAGGTCGGTTTAAAAATTTTTGGGCCAACAAACCTCGCGGCCATTTTAGAAGCCTCCAAAGTTTACACCAAACAATTTTTAAAAAAATATCATATCCCCACGGCTGAATATGCAACTTTTACCAATGCTGATTTAGCCTTTGAATTTATTCGTTCTAAATCGGTGAAACCTTGGGTGATCAAGGCCGATGGGCTAGCTGCGGGCAAGGGCGTCATCATCACACAAAATTATGAAGAGGCTTTTACGGCTATTCGGCGCATCATGATCGATCGTGAATTTGGAGAGAGCGGCCAAGAAATTGTTATTGAAGAATTTTTAGCAGGAGTTGAAGTATCGTTTATGGCGGTATGTGATGGTTCATTGGCCCTGCCGCTTGCTACCAGCCAAGACCACAAACGGCTGTTAGATAACGATGGGGGGCCCAATACGGGTGGCATGGGTGCCTATTCTCCTGCGCCCATTGTTACATCAGCCCTTCATGAAGAGATTATGCAAAAAATTATTCAACCCACTTTAAAGGGCATGAAGCAGGAGGGGCGGACTTTTCAGGGCTTTCTTTATGCTGGTTTGATGATCGTGAAAGGTACACCTTATGTGTTGGAATTTAATGTTCGGATGGGAGATCCCGAAACCGAAGTGATTTTTCCACGCATGGAAAGCGACTTGCTGGCATTGATGGTAGCGACCTTGGAAGGCAAATTAGAAAAGTTTAATTTACAGTGGAAAAATGAGCCTTGTGTAGGTGTGGTGTTAGCCGCCGAAGGGTATCCTCAAAGTCCAAAAAAAGGGGATGTCATTAAGGGATTAGGCTCAAATTTTTCAAAAGACGTAAAAATTTTCCATGCGGGGACCGTTTTTAAAGATGGCCAATGGCAAACTGCTGGGGGAAGAGTTTTAGTGGTGACGAGCTTAGGCAAAGACTTTCAGGCGGCGGCGAGTGGTTCTTATCAGGCCATTGGCTCTATTCAATTTCGCGGCATGCAATATCGAAAAGATATTGCTAAACGTGCTTTAAAGAAATAA
- a CDS encoding ABC transporter ATP-binding protein has translation MIKIKNLKKSFGTQVVLDGVDFEIPREKLTVILGRSGEGKSVLLKHVIGLIKPDAGQIWVDDQEITALSERQLNDVRKKFGMLFQSAALFDSFNVEDNVAFPLREHTQFSETDIKNIVKQKLEQVGLKNVGHKLPNELSGGMRKRVGLARALALNPSIILYDEPTTGLDPVLTDSIDHLILDTQKKFKVTSVVISHDIKSTFKIADKIAMLHDGKMIEEGGPEEFRESKNPVVQKFLSGKADPSFIG, from the coding sequence ATGATTAAGATCAAAAATTTGAAAAAATCCTTTGGCACTCAAGTCGTCCTAGATGGAGTCGATTTCGAAATTCCCAGAGAAAAGCTCACCGTCATTTTAGGTCGTTCGGGGGAGGGTAAGAGTGTTTTATTAAAACATGTCATTGGGCTCATCAAACCCGATGCAGGTCAAATATGGGTGGATGACCAAGAAATAACCGCACTAAGTGAAAGGCAGCTCAATGATGTGCGCAAAAAGTTCGGCATGCTTTTTCAGAGCGCGGCGTTATTTGATTCTTTTAATGTGGAAGATAACGTGGCCTTTCCTTTAAGAGAGCATACCCAATTTAGCGAAACCGACATTAAAAACATTGTGAAACAAAAATTAGAGCAAGTAGGGCTTAAAAATGTAGGGCATAAATTACCCAACGAATTATCGGGTGGGATGCGAAAACGGGTGGGTTTAGCCCGGGCTTTGGCTTTAAATCCCTCCATTATTTTATATGATGAACCCACCACGGGCCTCGACCCTGTTTTAACCGATTCGATTGATCACTTAATCCTTGATACCCAAAAGAAATTTAAGGTAACCTCAGTGGTCATTAGCCATGATATTAAGAGCACTTTTAAAATAGCTGATAAGATTGCCATGCTGCACGATGGTAAAATGATTGAAGAAGGTGGGCCCGAAGAATTTCGTGAGAGTAAAAACCCCGTGGTGCAAAAGTTTTTGAGTGGCAAGGCAGATCCATCGTTTATAGGGTAA